A window from Staphylococcus succinus encodes these proteins:
- the bioA gene encoding adenosylmethionine--8-amino-7-oxononanoate transaminase: MNNHDLVNKDLAYVWHPFTQMGVYSKTDPIIIEKGKGSYLYDTKGNRYLDGYASLWVNAHGHRNKQLNKAIQKQLNKISHSTLLGSSNIPSIELAEKLIDITPQKLTKVFYSDTGSASVEIAIKMAYQYWKNIDKHKYSKKNKFLTLHNGYHGDTLGAVSVGGIDSFHKIFKDLIFENIQVESPSLYQSNYKNEDEMMQAILKQIETILISRADEIAGFVIEPLIQGATGLFVHPQGFLKAVERLCRQYDILLICDEVAVGFGRTGEMFACNHEDVQPDIMCLGKAITGGYLPLAATLTSQRIYNAFLSDRHEEKTFFHGHTYTGNQIVCSVALESIKLFEQQKLISHIQKTSKILSEKLFELKDHKHVGDIRGRGLMFGVELVSDKAYKTPLDIERVEEIISQCKSKGLMIRNLENVITFVPVLNMSVKEIKKMTNIFKKVLISTLSKTNDTQH, encoded by the coding sequence ATGAATAACCACGATTTAGTAAATAAAGATTTAGCATACGTTTGGCACCCATTCACTCAAATGGGCGTATATAGTAAAACTGATCCTATCATTATAGAAAAAGGTAAAGGTAGCTATTTATATGACACAAAAGGAAATAGATACTTAGATGGCTATGCTTCTCTCTGGGTTAATGCCCATGGTCATCGCAATAAGCAATTAAATAAAGCGATTCAAAAACAATTAAATAAAATTTCTCATTCAACACTTTTAGGGTCATCGAATATCCCCTCTATTGAGTTAGCTGAGAAATTAATAGACATAACGCCACAAAAATTAACCAAAGTATTTTATTCCGATACTGGGAGCGCTTCTGTAGAAATCGCTATTAAAATGGCTTACCAGTATTGGAAAAATATAGATAAACATAAATATTCAAAGAAAAATAAATTTTTAACCTTGCACAATGGTTATCATGGCGATACATTGGGTGCGGTAAGTGTAGGCGGCATTGATAGTTTTCATAAAATTTTTAAGGACCTAATTTTTGAAAATATACAAGTAGAGAGTCCTTCTTTATATCAAAGTAACTATAAAAATGAAGATGAAATGATGCAAGCTATATTAAAACAAATTGAAACTATTTTAATATCTAGAGCTGATGAAATTGCAGGATTTGTCATTGAACCACTCATACAAGGTGCGACAGGTCTATTTGTGCACCCACAAGGTTTTTTAAAAGCAGTTGAACGTTTATGTAGACAATATGACATCTTGCTTATTTGTGATGAAGTAGCCGTAGGATTTGGAAGAACTGGTGAGATGTTTGCATGTAACCATGAAGATGTTCAACCAGACATTATGTGTCTAGGCAAAGCAATTACAGGTGGCTACTTACCTTTAGCTGCTACATTAACGTCACAACGCATTTATAATGCTTTTTTAAGTGATAGACATGAAGAGAAAACATTTTTCCATGGTCATACCTATACAGGAAATCAAATCGTATGTTCCGTGGCCTTGGAAAGTATTAAACTCTTTGAACAACAGAAATTGATTAGCCATATTCAAAAAACGTCGAAAATACTATCTGAAAAACTTTTTGAATTAAAAGACCATAAACACGTGGGAGATATTAGAGGGAGAGGATTAATGTTTGGCGTTGAATTAGTATCAGATAAAGCATATAAAACCCCCTTAGATATAGAGCGCGTTGAAGAAATCATTAGTCAGTGTAAATCAAAGGGCTTAATGATACGAAATTTAGAAAATGTTATCACCTTCGTGCCAGTTCTCAATATGTCTGTGAAAGAGATCAAAAAAATGACCAATATTTTCAAAAAAGTCCTGATATCAACGTTAAGTAAAACAAATGATACTCAGCATTAG
- a CDS encoding aminotransferase class I/II-fold pyridoxal phosphate-dependent enzyme has translation MDTQKIINDIKADGTYRTLKNITQVSGKYITINKTNYINFTSNDYLGIGQFNLNLEDFQTFSKQFSNTLSSSRLISGNSVVYSNLEKSISQSFGFEDCFITNSGYDANLAVFNIFKDEDVVVFSDQKNHASIIDGIKLSDLNKVIYQHLDYTALEMQLKQYPFHTKLIVSDSVFSTNGNIIDLQHLINLKNKYSNTLLIIDDSHGLGLKLFDSYQGIDILTSSLSKTWGAHGGMILSSENIKTLIINKGRAVIYSSGLPIFNLYQLMTNFQYVITCNTRREKLLDLSRYFNEQYQVLFNHQVDSLSPIKNIILPCLKSTEQVHTYLYDNGLFTSLLRYPTVEVPTLRISLSYFHSKKDIDVLLKLIKNYIQGVV, from the coding sequence ATGGATACCCAAAAAATCATAAACGACATTAAAGCAGATGGCACATATAGAACTTTAAAAAATATAACTCAAGTTTCTGGAAAATACATTACCATAAACAAGACAAATTACATCAACTTCACTTCAAACGATTATTTAGGAATTGGACAATTCAACTTAAATTTAGAGGATTTTCAAACATTTTCGAAACAATTTAGTAATACTTTATCTAGTTCCCGATTAATTAGTGGTAATTCTGTTGTCTATTCAAACTTAGAAAAATCTATAAGCCAGTCATTTGGTTTTGAAGATTGTTTCATTACTAATAGTGGATATGATGCAAACTTAGCAGTCTTTAATATTTTTAAAGATGAAGATGTGGTTGTGTTTTCAGATCAAAAAAATCATGCGAGTATTATAGATGGGATTAAACTCAGTGACTTAAACAAGGTTATTTATCAACATCTAGATTACACTGCATTGGAAATGCAATTGAAACAATACCCATTCCATACTAAACTCATCGTTTCAGATAGTGTCTTCTCAACCAACGGTAACATCATAGATTTACAACATTTAATTAACCTTAAAAACAAATATAGTAATACTTTACTTATCATTGATGACTCACATGGATTGGGGTTAAAGCTTTTTGATAGTTATCAAGGGATTGATATACTCACTTCAAGTTTGTCTAAAACTTGGGGTGCTCATGGAGGGATGATTTTAAGTTCTGAAAACATTAAAACACTTATCATCAACAAAGGGCGCGCTGTAATTTATTCAAGTGGTTTACCAATATTCAATTTATATCAGCTTATGACAAATTTTCAATATGTTATAACCTGTAACACTAGAAGGGAAAAGTTGTTAGATTTAAGCCGTTATTTTAATGAGCAATATCAGGTACTTTTCAATCATCAAGTAGACTCCCTTTCACCGATAAAAAATATTATTTTACCCTGTCTTAAATCTACAGAGCAAGTACATACATATTTATATGATAACGGCTTATTTACAAGCCTTTTGAGATACCCAACAGTTGAAGTCCCAACCCTACGTATCTCACTTTCTTATTTCCATAGTAAGAAAGATATAGATGTACTTTTAAAATTAATTAAAAATTATATCCAGGGAGTGGTTTGA
- a CDS encoding 6-carboxyhexanoate--CoA ligase, translating to MYSIKMRASYQQNHISGGETMCEAENIAATIQRFFEKGFYHENGEVDFLNLKIEKITQPLTHLHSLVRHNEVKTNLEDIVAQSNVSSLALKKGLSYIFNDVLYTGAIILSAQSGKRLDTTGQRGVRVTNFSFPSIHSSELSERIKDAISIATCTTHFKGVYGELCVSDDVHYTTGYYATKQLGYHRIFNIKEAGTRHGGRIIFVDDNLNMSDYIHFLECTPKRILA from the coding sequence ATGTACAGCATTAAAATGAGGGCTAGTTATCAACAAAACCATATCAGTGGTGGCGAAACAATGTGTGAAGCAGAAAATATTGCGGCAACGATTCAAAGGTTTTTTGAAAAAGGATTTTACCATGAGAATGGTGAGGTTGATTTCCTAAATTTGAAAATAGAAAAAATCACTCAACCCTTAACACACTTACACTCATTGGTACGACATAATGAAGTCAAAACAAACTTGGAAGATATTGTAGCACAAAGCAATGTCTCTTCATTAGCTTTGAAAAAAGGATTATCTTATATTTTTAACGATGTGCTATACACAGGTGCGATTATACTATCTGCACAGTCTGGAAAAAGATTAGATACTACTGGGCAAAGAGGTGTGCGAGTTACAAACTTTTCTTTCCCTTCTATACACTCTAGTGAATTAAGCGAAAGAATTAAAGATGCCATTTCTATCGCAACATGTACAACACACTTTAAAGGCGTATATGGTGAATTGTGCGTTTCTGACGATGTACATTATACGACTGGCTACTACGCGACAAAGCAATTAGGCTATCATCGTATATTTAATATAAAAGAAGCAGGTACACGCCATGGTGGCAGAATTATCTTTGTGGATGACAATTTAAATATGAGTGACTATATACATTTTCTAGAATGTACGCCAAAACGCATTCTTGCTTGA
- a CDS encoding LLM class flavin-dependent oxidoreductase, with protein MTKKQIHFNGFIQNSPSPYSSGLWKHERDTGTNHNGLKYWINIAQTLERGKFDSVFIADVLGAYNVYNNSYDTAVKHAVQLPSHEPTAIISAMAAFTEHIGFTPTISTTYAHPYSLARQLSTLDHLTQGRMGWNVVTSYLESEAVNLGFKQRLSKEERYNRADEFLEVAYKLWEDSWEEGAVVKDKVNDTYAEPNKVHDIHHQGEYFDISGPHLVEPSRQRTPVLFQAGASEKGKAFAAKHAEAVFTKHSSLNELKTYIKDMEKRTIQYGRKKGDILVYPMVLPIIGKTEAEAYEKYEKLKSYVSHEGVATLLSGHTGIDFSSIDPDEYVENIETGAIQVDLDYYAKDPTHKWTFKEALQNHCIGNGAVKFIGTKEHVADQFEKWAIEGGAAGFNITQGYSPGTFEELIDEVVPILQSRGLYRLDYEGETLREHLYGKGNQRIKAMHPAKNNNSHTIKV; from the coding sequence ATGACAAAAAAACAAATACATTTTAATGGTTTTATACAAAATTCACCATCACCTTATTCTTCAGGCTTATGGAAACATGAGAGAGATACGGGCACTAATCATAATGGTTTGAAATATTGGATTAATATTGCTCAAACCCTAGAACGTGGGAAATTTGATTCAGTATTTATTGCAGATGTACTGGGTGCGTATAATGTTTATAATAACTCTTATGATACGGCGGTTAAACATGCAGTTCAATTACCCTCACATGAACCAACAGCTATCATTTCCGCTATGGCTGCTTTTACAGAGCATATTGGATTTACACCTACAATTTCGACGACATATGCACACCCTTATAGTCTAGCAAGGCAACTATCTACATTAGACCATTTGACGCAAGGGCGTATGGGTTGGAATGTAGTGACTTCATACTTAGAAAGTGAAGCGGTAAACTTAGGGTTTAAACAGCGTTTGTCTAAAGAAGAACGGTATAATCGTGCTGATGAATTTTTAGAAGTTGCCTATAAACTATGGGAAGACAGCTGGGAAGAAGGAGCGGTTGTGAAAGATAAAGTAAATGACACATATGCTGAACCTAATAAGGTACATGATATTCACCATCAAGGCGAATATTTTGATATATCAGGTCCACACCTAGTAGAACCCTCCAGACAACGTACGCCTGTCCTTTTTCAAGCAGGAGCTTCTGAAAAGGGAAAAGCATTTGCTGCTAAACATGCTGAAGCAGTATTTACAAAACATAGTTCTTTAAATGAATTGAAAACGTATATTAAAGATATGGAAAAAAGAACAATACAATACGGCCGTAAAAAAGGAGATATCTTAGTATACCCTATGGTTTTGCCTATTATTGGAAAAACAGAAGCCGAAGCCTATGAAAAATATGAAAAATTAAAAAGTTATGTGAGTCATGAAGGCGTTGCTACACTGTTAAGTGGCCATACAGGAATTGATTTTTCTAGTATTGATCCGGATGAATACGTTGAGAATATAGAAACCGGAGCGATACAAGTCGACCTTGATTACTATGCGAAGGATCCTACACATAAATGGACTTTTAAAGAAGCATTACAAAACCATTGTATTGGAAATGGAGCAGTAAAATTTATTGGTACAAAAGAACATGTCGCAGATCAATTTGAAAAATGGGCTATTGAAGGAGGAGCAGCTGGATTTAATATTACGCAAGGCTATAGTCCGGGAACTTTTGAAGAATTAATAGATGAGGTGGTACCTATTTTACAAAGTAGGGGATTGTATAGATTAGACTATGAAGGTGAAACGCTTAGAGAACATCTCTATGGTAAAGGTAATCAAAGGATTAAAGCAATGCATCCAGCAAAAAATAATAACAGTCATACAATCAAGGTATAA
- a CDS encoding BCCT family transporter, translating to MSILKCHKRVKGDNVNIIKYNFVFITSISICVVFIIFGALFTRQFEAITTALTNSISIQFSWYYLILVVIFLILCLILLCSKYSNITLGQEGEQPEFSLVSWFSMLFCAGMGMGLVFWTTTEPISDAFLLSPEHKEGSKGAIEAALQYSFFHWGIHAWAVYCMVALIFAYFSFHKGYPGLVSAMLKPLLGEGNLQKYVGNLSDILAVIATVTGVAATLGFGTAQINKGLNFLFNVPSNLFIQTLIIILATIIFTISAWSGINKGIKHLSNINMILAIMILIAVFTVGPTLYILNMFTNSLGNYLSHFIEMSFKLSTNSEDKQFSWMKNWTIFYWAWWISWSPFVGIFIARISKGRTIKSFILGVLLVPSMICFIFFAVFGASAIYLQENHIAKISKFDTETATFGVLEHYPMGFILSILTIIVVAIFFITSADSATYVLGMLTSKGSITPSGIVKVSWGIILALFAIIMFYTGGLQSIQNLMIITALPFSVIIILMIFSFFKVLRNDNKEM from the coding sequence ATGTCTATTTTAAAATGCCATAAACGTGTGAAAGGGGACAATGTGAACATCATAAAGTACAATTTTGTTTTTATAACATCCATTAGTATCTGTGTTGTGTTTATAATATTTGGAGCATTATTTACGAGGCAATTTGAAGCAATTACAACAGCGTTAACCAATTCTATCTCTATACAGTTTAGTTGGTATTATCTCATCTTAGTAGTAATATTTTTAATTTTATGTCTCATTTTATTATGTTCTAAATATAGTAACATCACGTTAGGACAAGAAGGTGAGCAACCAGAGTTTTCTTTAGTTTCATGGTTCTCAATGTTATTTTGTGCTGGTATGGGCATGGGATTAGTATTTTGGACAACGACCGAACCAATTAGTGATGCTTTCCTATTATCACCTGAACATAAGGAAGGTAGTAAAGGGGCAATTGAAGCAGCGTTACAATATTCATTTTTTCATTGGGGTATACATGCTTGGGCAGTATACTGTATGGTAGCATTGATTTTCGCTTATTTCAGTTTCCATAAAGGATATCCGGGTTTAGTGAGTGCCATGTTAAAGCCATTATTAGGCGAAGGAAATTTACAAAAATATGTAGGTAATTTAAGTGATATATTAGCAGTCATAGCTACAGTTACTGGTGTTGCTGCTACATTAGGTTTTGGTACAGCACAAATTAATAAAGGATTAAATTTTTTATTTAACGTACCATCCAATTTATTTATACAAACACTCATTATCATTCTTGCTACGATAATCTTTACAATATCAGCTTGGTCAGGAATTAATAAAGGTATTAAGCATTTGAGTAACATCAATATGATTTTGGCAATCATGATTTTAATTGCAGTGTTTACAGTAGGTCCGACACTTTACATACTTAATATGTTTACCAATTCATTAGGTAATTATTTGTCTCATTTTATTGAAATGAGTTTTAAATTATCCACGAATTCAGAAGATAAACAATTTTCTTGGATGAAAAATTGGACGATATTTTATTGGGCATGGTGGATATCTTGGTCACCTTTTGTGGGTATTTTTATTGCTCGAATTTCAAAGGGACGCACAATAAAGTCTTTTATTTTAGGGGTCTTACTTGTACCTTCAATGATATGCTTTATATTCTTTGCTGTATTTGGTGCATCGGCAATTTATTTACAAGAAAATCATATAGCCAAGATATCTAAGTTTGACACTGAAACTGCAACGTTTGGCGTGCTTGAACACTATCCAATGGGTTTCATATTAAGTATACTTACCATTATTGTTGTAGCGATATTTTTTATTACTTCTGCAGATTCGGCAACGTATGTATTAGGAATGTTAACCTCTAAAGGCTCTATTACACCTTCTGGAATTGTTAAAGTAAGTTGGGGTATTATACTAGCATTATTTGCAATTATCATGTTTTATACTGGTGGGTTACAGTCAATTCAAAATTTAATGATTATTACAGCGTTACCGTTTTCCGTAATTATTATTTTAATGATATTCTCTTTCTTTAAAGTGTTACGTAACGATAATAAAGAAATGTAA
- a CDS encoding amino acid permease, with protein sequence MSNQLQRGLSNRHIQLIAIGGAIGTGLFLGSGQTISLTGSSIIITYLIIGVVLFMFMRGLGELLLSNTRYKSFVDIANDQLGPYAGFLIGWTYWMSWITSSMSDLTAMGSYVSYWSSAIPNWLTILFIVLLLMAFNSLGAKLFGEIEFWFSMIKIITIVLLIIVGLAFIFLGIKSDNTTASFSNLYENGVFTHGTHGFLMSFQMAVYSFIGIELIGVTAGETKDPQKSIPRAVNSVPIRILLFYVGSLIIIMSITPWNRISPDHSPFVQVFALIGIPFAASAINFVVLTAAASATNSGIFSDSRMLYGLAHDKQAPSIMKKTNKHGVPHIAMFISTSILLIAVMLNFIFPNTMQLFIYITSISTVLYLVVWVLIVISYIKYARSNKKEHQHNKFKLKGGHYSGYLVLAFFFFVFVLLFFSSDTRKAVYFLPIWLIATALMYLRFKRKKNNLKNLALETNKELTSNQTID encoded by the coding sequence ATGTCAAATCAACTTCAAAGGGGATTAAGTAATAGACATATTCAGTTAATTGCAATTGGGGGCGCTATTGGTACTGGACTATTCTTAGGTTCAGGTCAAACGATTTCTTTAACTGGTTCATCTATTATCATTACTTATTTAATTATCGGTGTAGTGTTATTTATGTTCATGCGTGGTCTAGGTGAACTCTTACTTAGTAATACAAGGTATAAATCTTTCGTAGATATTGCGAATGACCAATTAGGACCATATGCAGGATTTCTCATTGGTTGGACTTATTGGATGAGTTGGATTACTTCAAGTATGTCAGACCTAACTGCCATGGGCTCTTACGTGAGTTATTGGTCTTCAGCAATACCTAACTGGCTAACGATACTATTTATCGTGCTATTGTTAATGGCGTTTAATTCATTAGGTGCCAAATTGTTTGGTGAAATAGAATTTTGGTTCTCAATGATTAAAATTATCACTATCGTTCTCTTAATCATCGTAGGTTTAGCCTTTATTTTCCTAGGTATTAAAAGTGATAATACTACAGCAAGCTTCTCTAATTTATATGAAAATGGCGTGTTTACACATGGTACACATGGTTTTCTAATGTCATTCCAAATGGCCGTCTATTCATTTATTGGTATTGAATTAATCGGAGTTACAGCAGGCGAAACGAAGGACCCACAAAAATCAATTCCACGTGCTGTTAACAGTGTACCTATCAGAATATTACTGTTTTATGTAGGTTCATTAATTATCATCATGTCGATTACACCATGGAACCGTATTTCGCCTGATCACAGTCCATTTGTACAAGTGTTTGCGCTCATTGGTATTCCATTTGCGGCTAGCGCTATTAACTTTGTCGTCTTAACAGCAGCGGCGTCAGCTACCAATAGTGGTATCTTTTCAGATAGCCGTATGTTATATGGTCTAGCCCATGATAAACAAGCACCGTCTATTATGAAAAAAACAAATAAACATGGTGTTCCACATATTGCCATGTTCATTTCAACTTCTATACTGCTTATTGCAGTAATGTTGAATTTTATTTTTCCAAATACTATGCAATTATTCATTTATATCACAAGTATTTCCACAGTATTATATTTAGTCGTATGGGTTCTAATCGTTATATCTTACATTAAATATGCACGTTCTAATAAAAAAGAACATCAACACAACAAATTCAAATTAAAAGGTGGCCATTATTCTGGCTACTTGGTTCTAGCCTTTTTCTTTTTTGTATTTGTCTTATTGTTCTTTTCATCTGATACAAGAAAAGCAGTATACTTCTTACCTATTTGGCTCATTGCTACTGCCTTGATGTATTTACGTTTTAAAAGAAAAAAGAACAATCTTAAAAACTTAGCCTTAGAAACAAATAAGGAACTGACTTCTAATCAAACAATCGATTAA
- a CDS encoding MmcQ/YjbR family DNA-binding protein: MINRIQIFDLAKASYNILPDYPWEKYPNYAVLRHHNNGKWFGLIMDISKNKLNLVGNEKIDILNLKAPKEFIGPLRKKKGIYPAYHMDKSNWISINLSEIDNLHEIQDLIAESFALTS; this comes from the coding sequence ATGATAAACAGAATACAAATCTTTGATTTAGCTAAAGCCAGTTATAATATACTTCCTGACTATCCTTGGGAAAAATACCCAAATTATGCTGTACTAAGACATCATAATAACGGTAAATGGTTTGGTTTAATTATGGATATTTCAAAGAATAAATTAAACTTAGTTGGCAATGAAAAAATTGATATATTGAATTTAAAAGCACCTAAAGAATTTATTGGACCTTTACGCAAGAAAAAAGGTATTTATCCTGCTTATCATATGGATAAATCTAATTGGATTAGCATTAATTTAAGCGAAATAGATAACTTACATGAAATTCAAGATTTGATAGCAGAAAGCTTTGCATTAACTTCCTAA
- a CDS encoding ArsR/SmtB family transcription factor, with protein sequence MENLVDIFKALSNRTRIDILVWLKNPLEHFEKPSSHLNKNLSEKGGVCVGDIQEKANMSASTVSHYLKMMQQAGLLESERHGQWTYYRRNESTLNELAELIKKDF encoded by the coding sequence ATGGAAAATTTAGTAGATATTTTTAAAGCTTTGAGTAATCGCACACGGATTGATATATTAGTTTGGCTTAAAAATCCATTAGAGCATTTCGAAAAACCTAGTTCGCATTTAAATAAAAATTTAAGTGAAAAAGGTGGCGTATGTGTCGGAGATATTCAAGAAAAAGCAAATATGTCAGCGTCAACAGTCTCTCATTATTTAAAAATGATGCAACAAGCGGGTCTATTAGAATCAGAAAGACATGGTCAATGGACATATTATCGTAGAAATGAATCTACTTTAAATGAGTTAGCCGAATTAATAAAAAAAGACTTTTAG
- a CDS encoding DMT family transporter: MNKFVFYIIAIIAGVFLSTEGAIYAVLGDHIGKLESSLYNFSIGSIILGIALLFLGKGSLSYTIKAPKWELTGGALGVIYLTVLVISIPLIGVGLAMGSVVVGQMIMSAIIEHFGLLGSEKRPLRIEKIVAIILMIIALTLIY; the protein is encoded by the coding sequence GTGAACAAGTTTGTGTTTTATATTATCGCAATTATAGCAGGTGTATTTTTAAGTACAGAAGGTGCCATTTATGCAGTTTTAGGTGACCACATCGGAAAGTTAGAAAGTAGTTTATATAATTTTTCAATTGGCTCTATTATATTAGGCATCGCTTTATTGTTTTTAGGCAAAGGCTCACTTTCTTATACTATTAAAGCCCCAAAATGGGAATTAACAGGCGGTGCTCTAGGCGTCATATACTTAACTGTATTAGTCATTAGCATCCCCCTAATCGGTGTCGGATTAGCGATGGGCAGTGTTGTTGTTGGGCAAATGATTATGAGTGCTATTATAGAACATTTCGGATTATTAGGTAGCGAAAAACGTCCACTAAGAATCGAAAAAATAGTAGCTATCATATTAATGATTATCGCGCTCACATTAATTTATTAG
- a CDS encoding DMT family transporter: MQFILVIVTLIAGITLSTQSAVNGSFSKKAGTLESAFLTFVTGGIILFIITLFFGQGSFLDFFHAPKWQLSAVWFGVGYLFLTIVAIPKIGIIAANISAVIGQLTMGMVIDHFGWFEGMTIHFDLKRIIALIIMIIALRLIYKADIKNSAEEKLIN; encoded by the coding sequence ATGCAGTTTATTTTAGTAATCGTAACACTCATTGCTGGTATTACACTGAGTACACAGTCAGCAGTTAATGGATCATTTAGTAAAAAAGCAGGCACTTTAGAAAGTGCATTTTTAACATTTGTTACTGGTGGCATTATTTTATTTATTATTACATTATTTTTTGGACAAGGTAGCTTTTTAGATTTCTTCCATGCACCCAAATGGCAATTAAGCGCAGTATGGTTTGGGGTAGGTTATCTATTTTTAACTATTGTAGCTATCCCTAAAATAGGAATTATAGCAGCTAATATCTCTGCAGTTATCGGACAGTTAACAATGGGTATGGTTATCGACCATTTCGGTTGGTTTGAAGGCATGACAATCCATTTTGATTTAAAAAGAATTATAGCACTTATTATTATGATTATTGCATTGCGTCTAATATATAAAGCAGATATAAAAAATAGTGCAGAAGAAAAGCTTATCAATTAA
- a CDS encoding sugar porter family MFS transporter, translated as MKSNKSLIFILGALGGLLYGYDNGVISGALLFIHDDIPLNSFTEGLVVASMLVGAIIGSGGSGPLSDKIGRRRLVLIIAIIYIVGSLLLALAPNMPVLVMGRLIIGLAVGGSMATVPVYLSEMAPTEYRGSLGSLNQLMITIGILAAYLVNYAFADIEGWRWMLGLAIVPSIILLVGIAFMPESPRWLLEHRSEKAARDVMKITFNNDEEINTEIKEMKEIAAISESTWSILKSPWLRPTLIIGCIFALFQQIVGINAIIFYAPTIFSKAGLGEATSILGTVGIGTINVLVTIVAVFIADKVDRKKLLVVGNIGMVLSLLVMAILIWTIGIESSAGIIIACLSLFIVFFGLTWGPILWVMLPEMFPMRARGAATGLATLVLNFGTLLVAQLFPVLNSALSTEWVFLIFAFIGVLAMIFVIRYLPETRGRSLEEIEYDLREKTTGVDPAKI; from the coding sequence TTGAAATCTAATAAAAGTTTAATCTTTATATTGGGAGCACTGGGTGGATTATTGTATGGATATGACAACGGTGTTATCTCAGGCGCATTGCTATTTATTCATGATGATATTCCACTGAATAGCTTTACAGAGGGGTTAGTTGTGGCATCAATGTTAGTCGGTGCGATTATCGGTTCAGGTGGTAGTGGACCATTATCCGATAAAATTGGGAGAAGACGATTGGTTTTGATTATCGCAATTATTTATATTGTGGGGTCATTGTTATTGGCTTTAGCACCTAATATGCCAGTACTTGTAATGGGACGTTTAATTATCGGATTAGCTGTCGGAGGCTCTATGGCAACGGTACCTGTATATTTATCAGAAATGGCACCTACAGAATATCGTGGTTCCCTTGGATCATTAAATCAATTAATGATTACAATTGGTATTTTAGCGGCGTACTTAGTCAATTATGCATTCGCAGATATAGAAGGTTGGAGATGGATGTTAGGTTTAGCAATCGTACCTTCCATTATTTTATTGGTGGGTATTGCATTTATGCCTGAAAGTCCAAGATGGCTACTTGAACATAGAAGTGAAAAGGCTGCTCGCGACGTCATGAAAATTACATTTAATAATGACGAAGAAATTAACACTGAAATTAAAGAAATGAAAGAAATTGCAGCCATTTCAGAATCTACATGGTCTATCTTAAAGTCGCCTTGGTTAAGACCAACATTGATTATAGGGTGCATATTCGCATTATTCCAACAAATTGTTGGTATTAATGCCATCATATTTTATGCGCCAACGATTTTTAGTAAAGCGGGTTTAGGTGAAGCAACATCTATTTTAGGAACAGTGGGGATAGGTACAATTAACGTACTTGTGACGATTGTAGCTGTATTTATTGCAGATAAAGTAGACCGTAAAAAATTATTAGTTGTTGGTAATATTGGGATGGTTCTATCATTATTAGTAATGGCCATTTTAATATGGACAATTGGTATTGAGTCTTCAGCCGGTATAATTATTGCCTGTCTATCATTGTTTATTGTATTCTTTGGTCTGACTTGGGGGCCAATTCTTTGGGTAATGTTACCAGAAATGTTTCCAATGCGTGCACGTGGTGCAGCAACAGGTTTAGCAACGCTTGTATTGAACTTTGGTACATTATTAGTTGCGCAACTCTTCCCAGTTTTAAACAGTGCTTTAAGTACTGAGTGGGTATTTTTAATCTTTGCATTTATCGGCGTGTTAGCGATGATCTTTGTAATTAGATATTTACCTGAAACACGAGGACGTAGTTTAGAAGAAATAGAATATGATTTAAGAGAAAAAACGACAGGTGTTGACCCTGCAAAAATATAA